In a genomic window of Borrelia maritima:
- a CDS encoding DJ-1 family glyoxalase III translates to MVVGIILANGFEDIEAIVPIDILRRGNVNIKVISANDNNVVTSSKGVSFLADDVISNCKQNCFDLIILPGGIPGVTNLFNSKELDLILKDMNSKGKFIAAICASPAIVLAAKGLLGANKFTCYPGLEKNVLDGEFVDENVVRSNNFITSKGVGTAFEFAFTLLEMVKGKQVMEDVKKATLL, encoded by the coding sequence ATGGTAGTAGGAATTATTCTTGCAAATGGCTTTGAAGATATTGAGGCCATAGTCCCGATTGATATTTTAAGGCGGGGCAATGTTAATATTAAAGTTATTAGCGCAAATGATAACAATGTAGTAACAAGTTCAAAAGGCGTTTCTTTTTTAGCAGATGATGTAATATCAAACTGTAAACAGAATTGTTTTGATCTAATCATTCTCCCGGGAGGCATACCTGGAGTTACTAATCTTTTTAATTCAAAAGAATTAGATTTAATTTTAAAAGATATGAATTCCAAAGGTAAATTTATTGCAGCTATTTGTGCTTCTCCAGCAATAGTGCTTGCTGCTAAAGGTCTTCTAGGGGCTAATAAGTTTACATGTTATCCAGGTTTGGAAAAAAATGTGCTTGATGGTGAGTTTGTAGATGAAAATGTTGTTAGAAGTAATAATTTTATTACTTCTAAAGGAGTTGGAACTGCATTTGAATTTGCTTTTACTCTTCTTGAAATGGTAAAAGGGAAACAAGTAATGGAAGATGTTAAAAAAGCAACTTTACTTTGA
- the mfd gene encoding transcription-repair coupling factor translates to MNIDKELTEILKNNSNLKKMKEFLEQNTFFSLIGYEGFFKAFLIKKIKEYSKTGKIILVVKDENTLDKIKNDLRVITNQIFELNYFSPLVYKGIGSKSTIFNERITFLINFYKKKPGIYITVLKSLLSKIPDKNTLLKNICKIEKNDNINTADIEKTLITLGYEKTFRVTIPGEFTIKGEIIDLYAFGEQSPIRIILNFDKIEEIRKFNPLTQLKQDNEILEFQIIPKKEIIWNTEVINNLKTKIKSYKYEKILEELNFKKEAKTEEMFYPLVADTYLIDEIEKETPIVNFEINNFKKEIEKIHQEYEKLYKEAKEAGKNIIDPKRILSNSKAFNLKNDVLFSKIKSSKSKEVVEFKIESERSFFSNIALTKKKFENWLKNGFKVIIAAESESQKEKLKYIFKDLPKVSIEVLKISSSLIIEKEKIAIILESNIFNTGQKINKTFESSKTKAINSFIEIEKNSHVVHINHGIGIFRQIKRIKTSSLEKDYIEIEYAEGEKLFIPIEQTNLIQKYIGNEPKKIKLDKINSKTWIKNKANAKKRIEEIADKLIELYSKRESIKGIKFPEDNELQLLFESEFPYDETPDQITAIKEIKEDMMSFKVMDRLLCGDVGFGKTEVAMRAAFKAVMGNKQVIVLSPTTILAEQHYNTFKKRFKNFPIKIDVLSRFVKNTTEKRILKELKSGKIDIIIATHKILSKKFICKNLGLIIIDEEQRFGVKEKEKLKEIRISVDCLALSATPIPRSLHMSLIKLRDISVLKIPPKNRVKIEAYLESFSELLIKHAIESELSRDGQVFLVNHNIEELYYLKTLIEKLTPYARIAIIHGKLTGEEIENIMHNFIKKAYQILLATTIIENGIDIPNANTIIINNANKFGLAQLYQLKGRVGRGSKKAYAYFLYQDSEKLNEQSIERLRAITEFSDLGAGFKIAMKDMEIRGVGNLLGREQHGEIESIGLDYYLTMLNKAIEKKIGKISSEEEVNIEINYSGFIPDNYAKNEQDKILIYKKIFEIQTEEESKKIRSEIHDNLGPIPEEINSLLMLAELKILAKELNIIKLKETNKTLEIEYKNTESIPMKKIMEIFQKYPNLLTLNPSYQKSIFLSFKNIKKSEKINYIYKNINLLKTNT, encoded by the coding sequence ATGAATATAGATAAAGAATTAACAGAAATATTAAAAAATAATTCCAATTTAAAAAAAATGAAAGAATTTTTAGAACAAAATACATTTTTTTCATTAATAGGATATGAAGGATTTTTTAAAGCCTTTTTAATTAAAAAAATTAAAGAATATAGCAAAACTGGGAAAATAATTTTAGTAGTTAAAGATGAGAACACATTAGATAAAATCAAAAATGATTTAAGGGTAATTACAAATCAAATCTTTGAGCTTAACTATTTTAGTCCACTTGTATACAAGGGCATTGGCTCAAAAAGTACGATCTTTAACGAAAGAATTACATTCTTGATCAATTTTTATAAAAAAAAGCCTGGAATATACATTACAGTCTTAAAGTCATTGCTCAGCAAAATACCAGATAAAAATACATTACTAAAAAATATATGTAAAATTGAAAAAAATGACAATATTAATACAGCAGACATTGAAAAAACTCTTATAACATTAGGATATGAAAAAACATTCAGAGTAACAATTCCAGGAGAATTTACAATCAAAGGAGAAATTATAGACCTATACGCTTTTGGAGAACAAAGTCCAATAAGAATTATACTAAACTTCGACAAAATAGAAGAAATAAGGAAATTTAATCCCCTAACCCAATTAAAACAGGACAATGAAATTTTAGAATTTCAAATTATTCCAAAAAAAGAAATTATTTGGAACACTGAAGTTATTAATAACCTAAAAACAAAGATTAAATCTTATAAATATGAAAAGATTCTTGAAGAGTTAAATTTTAAAAAAGAAGCAAAAACAGAAGAAATGTTTTATCCACTAGTAGCAGATACTTACTTAATTGATGAGATTGAAAAAGAAACGCCTATTGTAAACTTTGAAATTAACAATTTCAAAAAAGAAATTGAAAAAATACACCAAGAATACGAAAAGCTTTACAAAGAAGCAAAAGAAGCTGGCAAAAATATAATTGACCCAAAAAGAATCCTATCAAATTCTAAAGCATTCAATCTAAAAAACGATGTTTTATTTTCCAAGATTAAAAGTTCTAAATCAAAAGAAGTTGTAGAATTTAAAATTGAGAGTGAGAGAAGCTTTTTTTCAAATATCGCGCTTACAAAAAAGAAGTTTGAAAATTGGCTAAAAAATGGATTTAAAGTCATTATTGCGGCAGAATCTGAATCGCAAAAAGAAAAACTTAAATATATTTTCAAAGATCTACCAAAAGTATCAATTGAAGTTTTAAAAATATCTAGCTCCTTAATAATAGAAAAAGAAAAAATTGCCATTATTCTTGAATCAAACATCTTTAATACCGGACAAAAAATAAACAAAACCTTTGAATCTTCAAAAACAAAGGCCATTAACTCTTTTATTGAAATCGAAAAAAATAGCCATGTAGTTCATATAAACCATGGAATTGGTATATTTAGACAAATAAAGAGAATAAAAACAAGCTCTCTTGAAAAGGATTATATTGAGATTGAATACGCTGAAGGGGAAAAACTATTTATTCCAATTGAACAAACAAATTTAATCCAAAAATACATTGGGAATGAACCTAAAAAAATTAAATTAGACAAAATTAATTCTAAAACATGGATAAAAAACAAAGCAAATGCAAAAAAAAGAATCGAAGAAATTGCAGATAAATTAATAGAACTTTATTCAAAAAGAGAAAGCATTAAAGGTATTAAATTCCCAGAAGATAACGAATTGCAATTATTATTTGAATCTGAATTCCCATACGATGAAACTCCAGATCAAATAACAGCAATAAAAGAAATCAAAGAAGATATGATGAGTTTTAAAGTAATGGATCGCCTTCTTTGTGGAGATGTTGGATTTGGAAAAACTGAAGTTGCAATGAGAGCTGCTTTTAAAGCTGTAATGGGAAATAAACAAGTTATTGTACTTTCACCAACAACTATCTTAGCAGAACAGCATTATAATACATTTAAAAAAAGATTCAAAAACTTTCCAATCAAAATCGACGTATTAAGCAGATTTGTAAAAAATACTACAGAAAAACGAATTTTAAAAGAATTGAAAAGCGGCAAAATTGATATAATCATAGCAACACACAAAATTCTTTCAAAAAAATTCATTTGCAAAAATTTAGGCTTAATAATAATTGATGAGGAACAAAGATTTGGTGTAAAGGAAAAAGAAAAACTTAAAGAAATAAGAATTTCGGTTGATTGTCTTGCTCTTTCTGCAACACCAATCCCAAGATCTCTTCACATGTCACTAATTAAACTCAGAGATATTTCTGTTTTGAAAATTCCACCTAAAAACAGAGTAAAAATAGAGGCTTATTTAGAATCGTTTAGCGAACTTTTAATAAAACATGCAATTGAAAGTGAGCTATCCCGAGACGGTCAAGTTTTTTTAGTAAATCATAATATTGAGGAACTGTATTATTTAAAAACGCTAATTGAAAAATTAACTCCTTATGCAAGGATTGCAATAATTCATGGAAAACTCACAGGTGAAGAGATTGAAAATATAATGCACAATTTTATTAAAAAAGCGTATCAAATTTTATTGGCAACAACAATAATTGAAAATGGAATAGACATTCCAAATGCAAATACAATAATAATTAATAATGCAAACAAGTTTGGACTTGCACAGCTATATCAACTAAAAGGAAGAGTTGGAAGAGGCTCTAAAAAAGCTTATGCTTATTTTTTGTACCAAGATAGCGAAAAACTAAATGAACAATCTATTGAAAGACTAAGAGCAATAACCGAATTTTCAGATCTGGGAGCAGGTTTCAAAATAGCAATGAAAGACATGGAAATAAGAGGTGTTGGAAATTTACTCGGTAGAGAACAACACGGAGAAATTGAATCGATTGGATTGGATTACTATCTAACAATGCTAAATAAAGCAATTGAAAAAAAAATAGGAAAAATCTCATCAGAAGAAGAAGTCAACATTGAAATTAACTACAGCGGCTTTATTCCTGACAATTACGCAAAAAATGAACAGGATAAAATACTAATCTATAAAAAAATTTTTGAAATTCAAACTGAAGAAGAAAGCAAAAAGATCAGATCAGAAATCCACGACAACCTTGGACCAATACCTGAAGAAATAAATAGTCTACTAATGTTAGCTGAACTTAAAATTCTAGCAAAAGAATTAAACATAATAAAACTAAAAGAAACAAACAAAACTTTGGAAATAGAATATAAAAATACAGAAAGCATTCCTATGAAAAAAATAATGGAAATATTTCAAAAGTATCCTAATTTATTAACTCTAAATCCATCGTATCAAAAATCAATATTTCTAAGCTTTAAAAATATTAAAAAATCTGAGAAAATAAATTACATATATAAAAATATTAACTTACTAAAAACAAACACATAG
- the rnmV gene encoding ribonuclease M5: MEKIKEIIVVEGKDDLKRIKESFECTVVETKGFALKTETIELLKKALKYKGIIILTDSDKSGNIIRQKIVKHLGENNKIKHAYLNIKDTEVESVNKTEIIKILKRVGTLSKENQKDLLTLSDLLELGIIGANSKEKRQKIQNQLCLGHGNNKKLLERLNYFKITKMDLKKQLTLINSPRRT, translated from the coding sequence TTGGAAAAAATAAAAGAAATAATTGTGGTTGAGGGAAAAGATGATCTTAAAAGAATAAAAGAATCTTTTGAGTGCACAGTTGTAGAAACAAAAGGATTTGCTTTAAAAACTGAAACTATTGAATTACTAAAAAAAGCCTTAAAATACAAAGGGATAATAATCTTGACAGACAGCGATAAATCAGGAAATATTATTAGGCAAAAAATAGTCAAACATCTAGGAGAAAATAATAAAATCAAACATGCATATCTTAATATTAAAGACACTGAAGTTGAATCAGTAAATAAAACAGAAATAATAAAAATACTTAAAAGAGTTGGAACTTTATCTAAAGAAAATCAAAAAGACTTATTAACATTAAGCGATTTGCTAGAACTTGGCATAATAGGAGCAAACTCAAAAGAAAAGAGACAAAAAATACAAAATCAACTTTGCTTAGGGCATGGAAATAACAAAAAACTCTTAGAAAGACTTAATTACTTTAAAATAACAAAAATGGATCTAAAAAAACAGCTAACCTTAATTAACTCCCCCAGAAGGACTTGA
- a CDS encoding LysM peptidoglycan-binding domain-containing protein yields the protein MTTLFKILALRKSKTFCILQIIELIILFYFLIISPVNLNADFEYKVVKGDTLFSIAIKYKAKVSDLKRINKLNVDNIRVGQILIIPSYSNLDQNAVHKVNYSFASPESVNKREIFYTTKEGDTIESVSKLVGLSQEEIVAWNDLRSKGLKAGMKLLLTEPDFLKPYIVKKGDSLSKLSQDFDISFKDILKFNFLNDDKLKIGQRLFLKKAVGNVNFHYVKRGETLGRIAYIYGITAKDLVALNGNRAVNLKAGSLLNVLKIVNNDLEKPVEKDLKENLKIDKKTNNNFIYHSVAVGETLYSIARHYGVLIEDIKNWNNLSSNNIMHDQKLKIFDKKLLFDSSIIKSKNNLDIKNKVDSSSNTSDKVQTIANLPSSKSKKLNLNTFGINNNQSLFDISSLVILDSKIPIFEVVGDFYYWYKPRKISQPSEFYSEDWHSPLNSYKKGTQLFKSFEKLVNSRFNKGSRLKDKLIILDPGHGGLDPGAIVKSRDGLGNEVFVVEDEYVYDIALRLYVYLKEEGANVELTILAPDHLIRNSVFANNTFVNVKNEVYNDYDLNKNDTVDSWINGTPAGLKKRLVVVKNIVSKYKNIKDKDIAFFSLHADNSVGAPKSMGFYYQKDDEKKYDIHSKSAAEKITEGMKRSFYVKGQNLHVLRNNIVKTKLLVEVRNLAFPEEAWSIRSSKLRDQDSKILANGILKILGNN from the coding sequence ATGACTACATTGTTCAAAATACTGGCATTAAGGAAAAGTAAAACTTTTTGTATTTTGCAAATTATAGAACTTATTATATTATTTTATTTTTTAATAATAAGTCCTGTTAATCTTAATGCTGATTTTGAGTATAAGGTTGTTAAAGGGGATACTCTTTTTTCAATTGCAATTAAGTATAAAGCTAAAGTAAGCGATCTTAAAAGGATTAATAAACTTAATGTTGACAATATTAGGGTAGGTCAAATATTAATTATTCCAAGCTATTCTAATTTAGATCAAAATGCTGTTCATAAAGTTAATTATTCTTTTGCTTCGCCAGAATCTGTTAATAAAAGAGAAATTTTTTACACTACAAAAGAAGGTGACACTATTGAGAGTGTTTCAAAGCTTGTTGGACTAAGTCAAGAAGAGATAGTAGCTTGGAATGATTTGCGATCTAAAGGTCTTAAAGCTGGAATGAAGCTTTTACTAACTGAGCCTGATTTTTTAAAACCCTATATAGTTAAGAAAGGCGATTCACTTTCAAAACTTTCTCAAGATTTTGATATTAGCTTTAAAGATATTTTAAAATTTAATTTTCTTAATGATGATAAGTTAAAGATTGGTCAACGGCTTTTTTTAAAGAAAGCCGTTGGTAACGTTAATTTTCATTATGTTAAAAGAGGAGAAACTCTTGGTAGAATAGCTTATATTTATGGTATTACTGCTAAGGATCTTGTAGCTCTTAATGGTAATCGGGCTGTTAATCTTAAAGCAGGATCATTACTAAATGTTTTAAAGATTGTAAATAATGATTTAGAAAAGCCCGTTGAGAAAGATTTAAAAGAGAATTTAAAAATTGATAAGAAGACAAATAATAATTTTATCTATCATTCAGTTGCTGTAGGAGAGACTTTATATAGCATCGCCAGACATTACGGAGTTTTAATTGAGGATATTAAAAATTGGAATAATTTAAGTAGTAACAATATTATGCACGATCAAAAATTGAAAATTTTTGATAAAAAACTTTTATTTGATTCTTCTATAATTAAATCTAAAAATAATTTAGACATTAAAAACAAGGTTGATTCTAGCTCCAATACTTCTGATAAAGTTCAAACAATAGCTAATCTTCCCTCAAGTAAAAGCAAAAAGCTAAATTTAAATACTTTTGGAATTAATAACAATCAAAGTCTTTTTGATATTAGTTCTTTGGTTATTTTAGACTCTAAAATACCAATATTTGAGGTTGTTGGTGATTTTTATTATTGGTATAAACCAAGAAAGATAAGTCAGCCAAGTGAGTTTTATTCAGAAGATTGGCATTCCCCTTTAAATTCTTATAAAAAGGGTACTCAACTTTTTAAAAGTTTTGAAAAATTGGTAAATTCTAGGTTTAATAAAGGCTCAAGACTTAAAGATAAGTTAATAATTCTTGATCCTGGTCACGGGGGCCTTGATCCTGGAGCTATTGTTAAGTCTAGAGATGGTCTTGGAAACGAAGTTTTTGTTGTTGAAGATGAATATGTATATGATATTGCTTTAAGACTTTATGTGTATCTTAAAGAAGAGGGGGCCAATGTTGAACTTACTATTTTAGCTCCCGATCATTTAATTAGAAATAGTGTTTTTGCTAACAATACTTTTGTTAATGTTAAAAATGAGGTTTACAATGATTATGACTTAAATAAAAATGATACTGTTGATTCCTGGATAAACGGCACTCCAGCGGGCCTTAAAAAAAGATTGGTTGTTGTTAAAAACATTGTTAGTAAATATAAAAATATTAAAGATAAGGATATAGCCTTTTTTAGTTTGCATGCAGATAATAGTGTCGGAGCACCTAAGAGTATGGGATTTTATTATCAAAAAGATGACGAAAAAAAATATGATATTCATTCAAAGTCTGCAGCAGAAAAAATTACAGAAGGAATGAAAAGAAGTTTTTATGTTAAGGGTCAAAATCTTCATGTTTTAAGAAACAATATAGTAAAAACTAAGCTTTTAGTAGAAGTTAGAAATTTGGCATTTCCAGAGGAGGCTTGGTCTATTAGATCTTCTAAGCTTAGAGATCAGGATTCCAAAATTCTTGCTAATGGGATTTTAAAAATATTGGGAAATAATTGA
- a CDS encoding glycoside hydrolase family 3 N-terminal domain-containing protein, translated as MEREKLINEMVNKMQDHELLGQMFMISYPNQSITNFVLDFISKKNLGGIKIFGWNAKNLKNLTESIHKAQKTSQNNKFKIPLFIATDQEGGLAQHIKLNTSETIGNLGIAASLSPKDSYNTGYYIAQELRQLGINLNFAPIVDIYSHENNFAIGPRTYSDNPKIVSLLSLAFYKGQKQGGIISTAKHFPGHGNTTLDSHINIPIINSNLLEISLNELLPYKILIQENIPVIMTGHLAYPKLTNGENIPASSSIKIIKDVLRKKLKYNNIIITDDLLMNAVKYNNESIYNTIERIVRTKSDIFLISLNEDIQQNAYNMLLNLMKKDSEIKNNIIESNKRILRIKLMYLKENKNKSNLYPNFNENEKIYSKESENFFEQNTLRSITKIRIEKEISKTKKTLIISPYYKMIVEGKKIFQNTYAYYYNYYPLNEINPQKLDEIKKLIKKFEQVIFNLSTPGSLKYLENLKEYKDKISVIVSLTPQHIKKLNWIKNIVIIYGTTPLAFKSGFLTLTRDFHPKGTIPLKNIINKYYP; from the coding sequence ATGGAAAGAGAAAAACTAATAAATGAAATGGTAAACAAAATGCAAGATCATGAACTATTAGGGCAAATGTTCATGATAAGCTATCCAAATCAATCAATCACAAATTTTGTTCTTGATTTTATAAGTAAAAAAAACCTTGGGGGAATTAAAATTTTTGGATGGAATGCAAAAAATTTAAAAAATTTAACAGAAAGCATTCATAAAGCTCAAAAAACATCTCAAAATAATAAATTTAAAATTCCTTTATTTATAGCAACAGATCAAGAAGGGGGATTGGCACAGCACATAAAATTAAATACATCAGAAACAATTGGCAATCTCGGAATTGCAGCATCGCTTTCTCCAAAAGATTCTTATAATACGGGATATTATATAGCACAAGAGCTAAGGCAGCTTGGAATAAATTTAAATTTTGCACCCATAGTAGATATATATAGTCATGAAAATAATTTCGCAATAGGACCAAGAACATATTCGGATAACCCAAAAATAGTTTCACTTCTTTCTCTAGCCTTTTACAAAGGACAAAAGCAAGGAGGAATAATTTCTACTGCAAAGCATTTCCCCGGGCACGGCAATACCACCCTTGACTCTCATATTAATATTCCAATAATAAATTCTAATTTACTAGAAATAAGTTTAAATGAACTTTTACCATATAAAATATTAATCCAAGAAAACATCCCGGTAATAATGACAGGGCATTTAGCATATCCAAAGCTTACAAATGGAGAAAATATTCCTGCATCATCCTCAATAAAAATAATTAAAGACGTACTAAGAAAAAAATTAAAATACAACAACATAATAATTACTGATGACCTATTAATGAACGCAGTAAAATACAATAATGAGAGTATTTATAATACGATTGAAAGAATAGTTAGAACCAAAAGTGACATTTTTTTAATATCTTTAAATGAAGATATACAGCAAAATGCTTACAACATGCTGCTAAACTTAATGAAAAAAGATTCAGAAATAAAAAACAATATTATTGAATCTAATAAAAGAATATTAAGAATAAAATTAATGTACTTAAAAGAAAATAAAAATAAATCTAATCTGTATCCCAATTTCAACGAAAATGAGAAAATATATTCAAAAGAAAGTGAAAATTTTTTTGAACAAAATACATTAAGAAGTATTACAAAAATAAGAATAGAAAAAGAAATATCTAAAACCAAAAAAACACTTATAATATCTCCTTACTACAAAATGATTGTAGAGGGTAAAAAAATATTTCAAAATACATATGCTTATTATTACAACTATTATCCCCTAAACGAAATTAATCCCCAAAAGCTCGATGAAATTAAAAAATTAATTAAGAAATTTGAACAAGTCATATTTAATTTATCAACACCTGGAAGCTTAAAATATTTAGAAAATTTGAAAGAATATAAAGATAAAATAAGCGTAATTGTATCCCTTACGCCTCAACATATTAAAAAACTAAATTGGATAAAAAACATAGTAATTATTTATGGAACAACGCCCTTGGCATTTAAATCTGGATTTTTAACACTCACTAGAGATTTTCACCCAAAAGGAACTATTCCTTTAAAAAATATTATAAATAAATATTATCCTTAA
- a CDS encoding M18 family aminopeptidase: MVHDKTLEPKFFQSLLDNSPTPYHLVNYIEKKLINYFNAQELKLDEKWKIETGSYYIKKEGTSLIALNIDVKKKYEPFLIATAHTDSPGLKLKIDATEKTSGVFYNHIEVYGSPIISTWIDRDLNLAGIVYFKKNENINSKLINIENIGIIPNLAIHLNRKINEGFGYNTHDNLTVINSTKKTIKDRILEQLEIKYENFLSCDLIFTESQPSKIIGTEREFLASKNLDNKSGCHAIMNSYVHTSNNKNKMAVFFDNEEVGSLTSRGADSNFLSEVLERIDLALNLTREEHLIKTNKSFNISIDSVHGIHPGYAFKHDPNYQAALGKGVVVKNSANFRYATTSTGFAKLKNLAIENNIKIQEIIMKANVPSGTTIGPISNARTGIETIDIGTPMWAMHSLRETVSIADHIEAIKLLRAFFEKGI; the protein is encoded by the coding sequence ATGGTACACGATAAAACACTAGAACCAAAATTTTTTCAAAGTCTGCTAGACAATAGCCCTACCCCTTATCACCTAGTCAACTATATTGAAAAGAAATTAATAAACTATTTTAATGCACAAGAATTAAAACTTGATGAAAAATGGAAAATTGAAACAGGATCTTATTACATAAAAAAAGAAGGAACTAGCCTTATTGCCCTTAATATTGATGTCAAAAAAAAATATGAACCGTTTCTAATAGCAACAGCACATACAGACAGTCCGGGATTAAAATTAAAAATAGACGCAACAGAAAAAACAAGTGGCGTGTTTTACAATCATATTGAAGTTTATGGTAGCCCAATAATTTCTACTTGGATTGACAGAGACTTAAACTTAGCAGGAATTGTATATTTTAAAAAAAATGAGAATATTAATTCAAAATTAATAAACATTGAAAACATAGGAATCATTCCAAACCTTGCAATCCACTTAAACCGAAAAATTAATGAGGGATTTGGATACAATACTCATGACAATTTAACAGTAATAAATAGCACTAAAAAAACAATAAAAGATAGAATCTTAGAACAACTTGAAATAAAATATGAAAATTTTTTATCTTGTGATCTAATATTCACAGAATCACAACCATCTAAAATAATAGGAACTGAAAGAGAATTTTTAGCTTCTAAAAATCTTGATAACAAATCGGGATGCCACGCAATCATGAATTCTTATGTTCACACAAGCAATAATAAAAATAAAATGGCTGTATTTTTTGATAACGAAGAAGTAGGATCTTTAACCTCAAGAGGTGCTGATTCTAATTTTTTATCAGAAGTTTTAGAAAGAATCGATCTTGCTCTAAACTTAACCAGAGAAGAGCATTTAATTAAAACAAACAAATCATTTAATATATCGATTGACAGCGTTCATGGCATTCACCCAGGATATGCATTTAAACATGATCCAAACTATCAAGCTGCCCTAGGTAAAGGAGTAGTTGTAAAAAATAGCGCCAATTTCAGATATGCAACAACTTCAACAGGATTTGCAAAATTAAAAAATTTGGCTATTGAAAATAATATTAAGATTCAAGAAATAATAATGAAAGCAAATGTTCCTTCGGGTACAACAATTGGTCCAATCTCAAATGCAAGAACAGGAATAGAAACTATTGACATTGGAACACCAATGTGGGCAATGCACTCCTTACGAGAAACAGTATCAATAGCTGACCACATAGAAGCAATTAAATTGTTAAGAGCTTTCTTTGAAAAAGGAATTTAA
- a CDS encoding acetate kinase: MKILIINTGSSSLKFAIYQYENSQKLISGIIEKIKEKKSIIKIVNTDGSTTERSEKGIENHQKAIEKMFKILTNSNLKILKTLSEIKIIGHRVVHGGSSLKNSVILTTSILNTLKQISELAPLHNPSAITAIETVLEISPHTKQVLCFDTSWHQTIKERAFLYAVPYSWYKNHSIRKYGFHGLSYSYITKRTSEILNKKIDNINLIILHLGNGASINAVKDGKSYDTSMGITPLEGLVMGTRSGDIDPSIINLMSTILNKNTKQIEEILNKESGILGISGKSNDMRDIWSKIEEGEYQSKIAVEIMTYRMKKYIGSYIAALDFNVDAIVFTGGIGVVDYKVRDLALKGFEKIGIELDPEKNKMAQNKTLESEISTIKSKIKILTIPTNEESTILEDIYNLIPKNL; the protein is encoded by the coding sequence ATGAAAATATTAATCATAAACACAGGAAGTTCTTCATTAAAATTTGCTATTTATCAATATGAAAATTCACAAAAATTAATATCTGGAATTATTGAAAAAATAAAAGAGAAAAAATCGATCATAAAAATTGTAAATACTGACGGATCAACAACAGAAAGATCTGAAAAAGGAATTGAAAATCACCAAAAAGCAATAGAAAAAATGTTTAAAATACTTACAAACAGCAATTTAAAAATCCTTAAAACTCTTAGCGAGATTAAAATAATAGGACATCGGGTTGTACATGGAGGTTCAAGCCTTAAAAATTCAGTAATTCTTACAACTAGTATTTTAAATACATTAAAACAAATTTCTGAACTTGCTCCACTTCACAATCCAAGTGCAATCACTGCAATAGAAACAGTGCTTGAAATTTCACCACACACCAAACAAGTTTTATGCTTTGATACATCATGGCACCAAACTATAAAAGAACGCGCTTTTCTTTACGCGGTCCCATATTCTTGGTATAAAAATCACAGTATCAGAAAATATGGCTTTCACGGTCTTTCTTATTCATACATAACAAAAAGAACCTCAGAAATTTTAAATAAAAAAATAGATAATATAAATTTAATAATATTGCATCTTGGAAACGGAGCAAGCATTAACGCTGTTAAAGATGGAAAATCTTACGACACAAGTATGGGAATTACTCCGCTTGAAGGCCTTGTGATGGGAACAAGAAGTGGGGATATAGATCCATCAATTATTAATTTAATGAGCACAATTTTAAATAAAAACACTAAACAAATTGAAGAAATATTAAATAAAGAAAGCGGTATACTAGGAATTTCTGGAAAATCGAATGATATGAGAGATATCTGGAGCAAGATTGAAGAAGGAGAATATCAATCAAAAATTGCAGTAGAAATAATGACATATAGAATGAAAAAATATATTGGATCTTACATTGCCGCTCTTGATTTTAATGTCGATGCAATAGTTTTTACAGGTGGGATTGGGGTTGTTGATTACAAAGTAAGAGATCTTGCACTAAAAGGGTTTGAAAAAATTGGAATAGAGCTAGACCCTGAAAAAAATAAAATGGCTCAAAACAAAACTTTAGAATCTGAAATATCAACCATTAAAAGCAAAATAAAAATACTAACAATACCAACAAACGAAGAATCAACCATTCTTGAAGACATTTATAATTTAATTCCAAAAAATTTATAA